In a single window of the Elaeis guineensis isolate ETL-2024a chromosome 8, EG11, whole genome shotgun sequence genome:
- the LOC105035323 gene encoding protein ROS1A isoform X10, protein MDTSGEAQLKQQQDLEKKGPWVLATAVPENKTAISDNNQGIPAGNSNSLEPSSASATGDRSLSSSSRDGLCVPFLPNLNSLTKEAACTSMKEEAYLPVAPLTPAKEENANNGSLKLLASVTPDKVKTVEDCIPPELINLVGEELTDGVKNQELDDQCSNCNRLVPTTVIERASSPKGVKQHVQTSLAAQQLESGKDEQRNYPGISLNSTPRQKTRRKRYMPKVIQEGKPTKTPQPATPNPLTPMPVRKNGNHSKSREKKSLNSLDTSTNIARETVGRSNAEGTSADPHVINGTKPVRQRLKFESEGGPVNECLESTINNAQSRGRGRPRRTPATSRSKSKLQLSQEIEVVVENSSAGLVFDLTRSLNQMLEEYITLPEIPTPPAQSFKRESLKETSKNFAGNRNSIKKSICGQQAKMQTCQKRVNPIGKADFILVKDDNNKAGMKRDYSHIDSAQTGCALSKDAHFMQGSEEINQASRSDQTSSHGSYSQERQKRMRTEKQDLQYHQFMQCYSTEFASADAQKLLTSDKLQSPDCMLTFNHIRRPTKKRSKIPVRACKLSSIASITGCNHLLPTPEMPPEACSRTFFAAKCKRMKRKRHPRNGQALLVKIMPLDVDHEHKLGPCIYSSLERKSVGSTASGGDFPEKDLHHCQIIPLQDYPIRNSVQELPFINPVSQAIIPYVNDMNDVIWKIQQLDLQEGQVHSATEPQNALVPFGGNMMVPYDGPFDIIKKQRPRAKVELDGETNRVWKILMGKTCSDEAEGLDVDKEKWWEEERRVFRGRADSFIARMRLVQGDRRFSLWKGSVVDSVIGVFLTQNVSDHLSSSAFMALAARFSLQSRCNGADLNAEKMSKSTEKQDGSSVPSDATNWQEKGFSPDAYHQGPLEIHDADYVKENETANSNESMGTNSRGNIVDDSKGIGVHIHGSEPKKGFETPHYRIDTLISGTGSTESEDRQFFEDVVSSQNFVASSGNSLDYLIQTVDPVGSNSGSNSEANIITGSMSSGLDSSVSFEENVNIAGNTQNQEMDNRGNDRVLLEKNCGGYDKESCEEGENGTKITHGLNNLEGACRSIRYAPNFHLECSEHNIRGVPSVPAARRSDNSLNFMLVGMENINVVREESISNLPFTASGTMKTNKIKKIDRHSSLSSENATNSAGERSALLSKITEALDSCACINGNSLQSPTCSRVNHIRTNFQQEERKANFPMQNTQHAVAEIPHIQEHQTCLNSCNIEKKTLEVAETVDFNSKDEVCSPQKVSKEGAKSTSRAKKAKVDTEKVETFDWDSLRRQAYCNGYQKERSSERMDSLDWEAVRCADVNEISEAIRERGMNNVLAGRIKDFLNRLVKEHGSIDLEWLRDIPPDKAKDYLLSIQGLGLKSVECVRLLTLHHLAFPVDTNVGRICVRLGWVPLQPLPESLQLHLLELYPIMATIQKFLWPRLCKLDQETLYELHYQMITFGKVFCTKSKPNCNACPMRGECKHFASAFASARFTLPGPEEKSIASSTIPPPSAYDHIQNSNPALLAQPEESKFSQGITGNNCEPIIEEPASPEPARMENFERDIEEAFYEDPDEIPTIKLNLDEFTQNLQNYIQENIIDLQEDDMAKAIVAITKEAASIPMPKLKNVSRLRTEHQVYDIPDSHPLLEGLDRRQSDDPCPYLLTIWTPGETAKSTEPPETCCNSQDTGELCDNKTCFACSCRREEQAQIVRGTILIPCRTAMRGSFPLNGTYFQVNEVFADHQTSYSPIHVPRKWIWNLPRRTVYFGTSVPSIFKGLTTEETQQCFWRGYICVRGFERETRAPKPLCARLHFPASKAPKNKKTPFKEAKK, encoded by the exons ATGGATACAAGTGGAGAAGCTCAGCTTAAGCAGCAGCAGGACTTGGAGAAGAAGGGCCCTTGGGTTCTGGCTACGGCAGTCCCCGAGAATAAGACTGCAATCTCAGACAATAACCAGGGGATTCCAGCAGGCAATTCAAACTCCCTTGAACCAAGCAGTGCCTCTGCTACAGGTGACCGAAGCTTGAGCTCCAGTTCAAGAG ATGGTCTTTGTGTTCCATTTCTTCCAAATCTTAATTCCTTGACGAAGGAAGCAGCTTGCACTAGCATGAAAGAGGAAGCATACCTTCCAGTAGCCCCTCTGACACCAGCCAAGG AGGAGAACGCCAACAATGGTTCCTTAAAACTTTTAGCATCTGTAACCCCAGATAAGGTGAAGACTGTGGAAGATTGTATCCCTCCAGAGCTGATTAATCTGGTTGGTGAAGAGTTAACTGATGGGGTAAAAAATCAGGAGCTAGATGATCAATGCTCTAACTGTAATCGCTTAGTGCCAACAACTGTAATTGAAAGGGCCTCTTCACCAAAGGGAGTCAAACAGCATGTTCAAACATCATTGGCTGCTCAACAATTGGAATCTGGAAAGGATGAGCAAAGGAATTACCCAGGAATAAGTTTGAACAGCACTCCAAGGCAAAAGACACGACGGAAAAGGTACATGCCAAAGGTTATTCAAGAAGGCAAGCCAACCAAAACTCCGCAGCCAGCAACACCAAATCCTCTTACCCCCATGCCAGTCAGGAAAAATGGAAATCATAGTAAGAGCCGGGAGAAGAAAAGCCTAAATTCTTTGGACACATCCACAAATATTGCAAGAGAAACTGTTGGCAGATCAAATGCAGAAGGGACAAGTGCTGATCCACATGTCATAAATGGGACCAAACCAGTCAGGCAAAGGTTAAAGTTTGAATCTGAAGGTGGACCAGTAAATGAATGCCTAGAATCAACAATCAACAATGCACAATCTCGGGGTAGAGGGAGACCTAGACGTACTCCTGCTACCTCCAGAAGTAAATCAAAATTGCAGCTCAGCCAAGAAATAGAAGTGGTTGTGGAAAATTCATCAGCCGGATTAGTATTTGATCTCACTCGTTCACTAAACCAAATGCTGGAAGAGTATATAACGTTGCCAGAAATTCCAACCCCACCTGCTCAGTCTTTTAAAAGGGAATCATTGAAAGAAACTTCAAAGAATTTTGCTGGCAATAGAAATAGTATCAAAAAATCTATTTGTGGTCAACAGGCAAAAATGCAAACCTGTCAGAAGCGGGTAAATCCAATTGGAAAGGCAGATTTTATATTAGTCAAAGATGACAATAACAAGGCAGGAATGAAAAGGGACTACAGTCATATTGATAGTGCTCAAACTGGTTGTGCACTTTCAAAAGATGCCCACTTCATGCAGGGCAGTGAAGAGATAAATCAGGCTAGCAGATCTGATCAAACAAGCAGCCATGGTTCATACTCTCAAGAGCGGCAAAAAAGGATGAGGACAGAAAAGCAAGACTTACAATATCATCAATTTATGCAATGTTATTCCACAGAGTTTGCATCTGCAGATGCACAAAAGTTGCTGACGTCAGATAAGTTGCAATCTCCAGACTGCATGTTGACATTTAACCATATCAGAAGACCAACAAAGAAGAGATCAAAGATACCAGTCCGAGCATGCAAGTTAAGTTCTATTGCTTCCATCACAGGCTGCAATCACCTATTGCCAACTCCTGAAATGCCACCTGAAGCATGCAGCAGAACCTTTTTTGCAGCCAAATGTAagaggatgaaaagaaaaaggcATCCAAGAAATGGACAAGCTCTTCTCGTCAAGATCATGCCTTTAGATGTGGATCATGAGCATAAGCTTGGGCCATGCATTTATAGTTCTCTGGAGCGAAAATCTGTTGGATCAACTGCATCAGGAGGAGATTTTCCAGAAAAGGATTTGCATCATTGTCAAATCATTCCCCTACAAGACTACCCGATTAGAAACAGTGTCCAAGAACTGCCCTTCATCAACCCGGTGTCTCAAGCAATTATTCCATATGTAAATGATATGAATGATGTTATTTGGAAGATACAACAACTGGACCTACAGGAGGGGCAGGTGCACAGTGCAACTGAACCACAAAATGCTCTTGTTCCTTTTGGTGGCAATATGATGGTTCCATATGATGGGCCCTTTGATATAATCAAGAAACAGCGCCCACGGGCTAAGGTTGAACTGGATGGAGAGACAAATAGGGTATGGAAGATTTTGATGGGGAAGACATGCAGTGATGAAGCTGAAGGATTGGATGTGGATAAAGAGAAATGGTGGGAAGAAGAAAGGCGAGTATTTCGTGGTCGTGCAGATTCATTCATTGCACGCATGCGTCTGGTCCAAG GGGATAGGCGCTTCTCTCTGTGGAAAGGATCAGTTGTTGATTCTGTGATAGGCGTATTTCTTACTCAGAATGTTTCAGACCATCTTTCCAG CTCTGCCTTCATGGCCCTTGCTGCAAGATTTTCTCTCCAGTCGAGGTGTAACGGTGCAGATCTTAATGCAGAAAAGATGAGCAAATCAACAGAAAAGCAAGATGGAAGCAGCGTTCCCTCTGATGCTACCAACTGGCAAGAAAAAGGGTTCAGTCCAGATGCATATCACCAGGGTCCTCTGGAGATCCATGATGCTGATTATGTGAAGGAAAATGAGACAGCTAACAGTAATGAATCCATGGGAACAAATAGCAGAGGTAACATTGTTGATGATTCAAAAGGCATAGGTGTGCACATCCATGGAAGTGAGCCAAAGAAAGGTTTTGAAACACCACACTACAGAATAGACACCTTGATTTCAGGAACAGGAAGCACAGAATCAGAAGATAGACAGTTCTTTGAGGATGTAGTTTCATCTCAGAACTTTGTTGCTTCATCTGGAAACTCTTTAGACTACCTAATTCAGACAGTGGATCCAGTAGGATCAAACTCAGGGTCAAACTCTGAAGCCAACATAATCACTGGAAGTATGTCCAGTGGCTTGGACAGCTCTGTTTCTTTTGAGGAGAATGTGAACATTGCAGGAAATACCCAAAACCAGGAAATGGACAACCGTGGCAACGACAGAGTTCTGTTAGAAAAAAATTGTGGTGGATATGATAAAGAGTCATGTGAAGAGGGTGAAAATGGTACAAAGATTACTCATGGATTAAATAATCTTGAAGGTGCTTGTAGATCAATAAGATATGCACCTAACTTCCATCTCGAATGTTCAGAGCATAATATAAGAGGTGTGCCATCTGTCCCTGCTGCACGTCGTTCTGACAATTCCTTGAACTTCATGTTGGTGGGCATGGAGAATATCAATGTAGTAAGAGAAGAAAGCATTTCAAACTTGCCATTTACTGCCTCTGGGACCATGAAgactaataaaataaaaaagatagacAGACACTCTAGCCTTTCATCAGAAAATGCAACTAATTCTGCAGGTGAGCGGTCAGCATTGCTCTCTAAAATAACAGAAGCACTCGATTCATGTGCATGCATAAATGGAAATTCTTTGCAATCACCAACTTGCTCAAGGGTGAATCATATTAGAACTAACTtccagcaggaagaaagaaaggcCAATTTCCCAATGCAAAACACTCAACATGCAGTCGCTGAAATACCACACATCCAGGAGCATCAAACATGTTTGAACTCATGTAATATTGAAAAGAAAACTTTAGAGGTTGCTGAGACAGTTGACTTTAATTCAAAAGATGAAGTTTGTAGTCCCCAAAAAGTCTCAAAAGAAGGAGCCAAAAGCACATCAAGAGCAAAGAAGGCAAAGGTTGATACTGAAAAGGTGGAGACTTTTGACTGGGATAGCTTGCGAAGACAGGCATATTGCAACGGTTATCAGAAAGAGAGAAGCAGTGAGAGAATGGACTCACTGGACTGGGAAGCAGTTAGGTGCGCAGATGTAAATGAAATTTCTGAAGCCATTCGAGAACGAGGAATGAACAATGTTCTGGCTGGGCGAATTAAG GATTTCCTTAACCGTTTGGTTAAAGAGCATGGAAGCATTGACCTTGAATGGCTAAGGGACATTCCACCAGACAAAGCAAA GGATTATCTCCTTAGCATACAAGGATTAGGACTCAAAAGTGTTGAGTGTGTTCGCCTTTTGACACTTCACCATCTAGCTTTCCCA GTTGACACAAATGTTGGTCGCATATGTGTAAGGCTAGGATGGGTACCACTTCAACCCCTTCCCGAGTCCCTTCAGTTGCATCTCCTAGAACT GTATCCTATCATGGCAACAATTCAGAAGTTCCTTTGGCCGCGGCTGTGTAAACTTGATCAAGAAACACT GTATGAGCTACACTATCAAATGATTACATTTGGAAAG GTATTCTGTACAAAAAGCAAGCCAAATTGCAATGCATGCCCAATGAGAGGAGAATGCAAGCACTTTGCAAGTGCTTTTGCAAG TGCAAGATTTACCCTCCCTGGACCAGAGGAAAAAAGCATAGCGAGCTCGACAATTCCCCCTCCCTCTGCATATGACCATATTCAGAATTCTAATCCAGCACTCCTAGCTCAACCTGAGGAAAGCAAATTCTCACAAGGAATTACTGGTAACAATTGTGAGCCTATCATCGAAGAGCCGGCAAGTCCAGAACCAGCACGTATGGAAAATTTTGAAAGGGATATTGAAGAAGCATTTTATGAAGATCCTGATGAAATTCCTACAATAAAGCTCAACTTGGATGAGTTCACACAGAATTTACAGAATTATATACAAGAAAACATTATAGATCTCCAAGAAGATGATATGGCTAAGGCTATAGTGGCCATCACTAAAGAGGCTGCTTCAATCCCTATGCCTAAGCTAAAGAATGTGAGCCGTCTCCGAACAGAGCATCAAGT ATATGACATTCCAGATTCACACCCACTTTTGGAAGGG CTGGATCGAAGACAATCTGATGATCCATGTCCCTACCTCCTCACTATATGGACTCCAG GTGAAACTGCCAAATCAACAGAGCCACCAGAAACATGTTGCAACTCTCAAGACACCGGTGAACTGTGTGACAATAAGACATGCTTTGCTTGCAGTTGTAGACGAGAAGAACAGGCACAAATAGTCAGAGGCACAATTTTG ATACCCTGTCGAACAGCAATGAGAGGAAGCTTTCCACTCAACGGCACTTATTTTCAAGTTAATGAG GTATTTGCGGATCACCAAACTAGTTATTCCCCTATTCATGTTCCCAGGAAATGGATATGGAACCTGCCAAGGCGGACTGTGTACTTTGGAACATCTGTGCCATCAATATTTAAAG GTCTAACAACAGAAGAGACACAACAATGCTTCTGGAGAG
- the LOC105035323 gene encoding protein ROS1A isoform X5: MDTSGEAQLKQQQDLEKKGPWVLATAVPENKTAISDNNQGIPAGNSNSLEPSSASATGDRSLSSSSRGIVDHIPELNSSKGATTSSTTPVHLFNASLHTTTMDHRTAGFLHIPFRNIMVFGNADVKNMSSSSLLDFTQIGTNKNLSCLPNQFLVNGKVLMISSVSNKDGLCVPFLPNLNSLTKEAACTSMKEEAYLPVAPLTPAKEENANNGSLKLLASVTPDKVKTVEDCIPPELINLVGEELTDGVKNQELDDQCSNCNRLVPTTVIERASSPKGVKQHVQTSLAAQQLESGKDEQRNYPGISLNSTPRQKTRRKRYMPKVIQEGKPTKTPQPATPNPLTPMPVRKNGNHSKSREKKSLNSLDTSTNIARETVGRSNAEGTSADPHVINGTKPVRQRLKFESEGGPVNECLESTINNAQSRGRGRPRRTPATSRSKSKLQLSQEIEVVVENSSAGLVFDLTRSLNQMLEEYITLPEIPTPPAQSFKRESLKETSKNFAGNRNSIKKSICGQQAKMQTCQKRVNPIGKADFILVKDDNNKAGMKRDYSHIDSAQTGCALSKDAHFMQGSEEINQASRSDQTSSHGSYSQERQKRMRTEKQDLQYHQFMQCYSTEFASADAQKLLTSDKLQSPDCMLTFNHIRRPTKKRSKIPVRACKLSSIASITGCNHLLPTPEMPPEACSRTFFAAKCKRMKRKRHPRNGQALLVKIMPLDVDHEHKLGPCIYSSLERKSVGSTASGGDFPEKDLHHCQIIPLQDYPIRNSVQELPFINPVSQAIIPYVNDMNDVIWKIQQLDLQEGQVHSATEPQNALVPFGGNMMVPYDGPFDIIKKQRPRAKVELDGETNRVWKILMGKTCSDEAEGLDVDKEKWWEEERRVFRGRADSFIARMRLVQGDRRFSLWKGSVVDSVIGVFLTQNVSDHLSSSAFMALAARFSLQSRCNGADLNAEKMSKSTEKQDGSSVPSDATNWQEKGFSPDAYHQGPLEIHDADYVKENETANSNESMGTNSRGNIVDDSKGIGVHIHGSEPKKGFETPHYRIDTLISGTGSTESEDRQFFEDVVSSQNFVASSGNSLDYLIQTVDPVGSNSGSNSEANIITGSMSSGLDSSVSFEENVNIAGNTQNQEMDNRGNDRVLLEKNCGGYDKESCEEGENGTKITHGLNNLEGACRSIRYAPNFHLECSEHNIRGVPSVPAARRSDNSLNFMLVGMENINVVREESISNLPFTASGTMKTNKIKKIDRHSSLSSENATNSAGERSALLSKITEALDSCACINGNSLQSPTCSRVNHIRTNFQQEERKANFPMQNTQHAVAEIPHIQEHQTCLNSCNIEKKTLEVAETVDFNSKDEVCSPQKVSKEGAKSTSRAKKAKVDTEKVETFDWDSLRRQAYCNGYQKERSSERMDSLDWEAVRCADVNEISEAIRERGMNNVLAGRIKDFLNRLVKEHGSIDLEWLRDIPPDKAKDYLLSIQGLGLKSVECVRLLTLHHLAFPVDTNVGRICVRLGWVPLQPLPESLQLHLLELYPIMATIQKFLWPRLCKLDQETLYELHYQMITFGKVFCTKSKPNCNACPMRGECKHFASAFASARFTLPGPEEKSIASSTIPPPSAYDHIQNSNPALLAQPEESKFSQGITGNNCEPIIEEPASPEPARMENFERDIEEAFYEDPDEIPTIKLNLDEFTQNLQNYIQENIIDLQEDDMAKAIVAITKEAASIPMPKLKNVSRLRTEHQVYDIPDSHPLLEGLDRRQSDDPCPYLLTIWTPGETAKSTEPPETCCNSQDTGELCDNKTCFACSCRREEQAQIVRGTILIPCRTAMRGSFPLNGTYFQVNEVFADHQTSYSPIHVPRKWIWNLPRRTVYFGTSVPSIFKGLTTEETQQCFWRGYICVRGFERETRAPKPLCARLHFPASKAPKNKKTPFKEAKK; encoded by the exons ATGGATACAAGTGGAGAAGCTCAGCTTAAGCAGCAGCAGGACTTGGAGAAGAAGGGCCCTTGGGTTCTGGCTACGGCAGTCCCCGAGAATAAGACTGCAATCTCAGACAATAACCAGGGGATTCCAGCAGGCAATTCAAACTCCCTTGAACCAAGCAGTGCCTCTGCTACAGGTGACCGAAGCTTGAGCTCCAGTTCAAGAGGTATAGTTGATCACATTCCAGAACTCAATAGCTCAAAAGGGGCTACTACATCTTCTACAACACCAGTTCACCTTTTCAATGCCAGTTTGCACACAACAACCATGGACCACCGAACAGCAGGATTTTTGCATATACCCTTCAGAAATATCATGGTATTTGGTAATGCAGATGTCAAGAACATGTCATCCTCCAGTCTTTTGGATTTTACTCAGATAGGCACCAACAAGAACCTATCCTGTTTGCCGAATCAGTTTCTGGTGAATGGGAAAGTCTTGATGATTTCAAGTGTTTCTAACAAGG ATGGTCTTTGTGTTCCATTTCTTCCAAATCTTAATTCCTTGACGAAGGAAGCAGCTTGCACTAGCATGAAAGAGGAAGCATACCTTCCAGTAGCCCCTCTGACACCAGCCAAGG AGGAGAACGCCAACAATGGTTCCTTAAAACTTTTAGCATCTGTAACCCCAGATAAGGTGAAGACTGTGGAAGATTGTATCCCTCCAGAGCTGATTAATCTGGTTGGTGAAGAGTTAACTGATGGGGTAAAAAATCAGGAGCTAGATGATCAATGCTCTAACTGTAATCGCTTAGTGCCAACAACTGTAATTGAAAGGGCCTCTTCACCAAAGGGAGTCAAACAGCATGTTCAAACATCATTGGCTGCTCAACAATTGGAATCTGGAAAGGATGAGCAAAGGAATTACCCAGGAATAAGTTTGAACAGCACTCCAAGGCAAAAGACACGACGGAAAAGGTACATGCCAAAGGTTATTCAAGAAGGCAAGCCAACCAAAACTCCGCAGCCAGCAACACCAAATCCTCTTACCCCCATGCCAGTCAGGAAAAATGGAAATCATAGTAAGAGCCGGGAGAAGAAAAGCCTAAATTCTTTGGACACATCCACAAATATTGCAAGAGAAACTGTTGGCAGATCAAATGCAGAAGGGACAAGTGCTGATCCACATGTCATAAATGGGACCAAACCAGTCAGGCAAAGGTTAAAGTTTGAATCTGAAGGTGGACCAGTAAATGAATGCCTAGAATCAACAATCAACAATGCACAATCTCGGGGTAGAGGGAGACCTAGACGTACTCCTGCTACCTCCAGAAGTAAATCAAAATTGCAGCTCAGCCAAGAAATAGAAGTGGTTGTGGAAAATTCATCAGCCGGATTAGTATTTGATCTCACTCGTTCACTAAACCAAATGCTGGAAGAGTATATAACGTTGCCAGAAATTCCAACCCCACCTGCTCAGTCTTTTAAAAGGGAATCATTGAAAGAAACTTCAAAGAATTTTGCTGGCAATAGAAATAGTATCAAAAAATCTATTTGTGGTCAACAGGCAAAAATGCAAACCTGTCAGAAGCGGGTAAATCCAATTGGAAAGGCAGATTTTATATTAGTCAAAGATGACAATAACAAGGCAGGAATGAAAAGGGACTACAGTCATATTGATAGTGCTCAAACTGGTTGTGCACTTTCAAAAGATGCCCACTTCATGCAGGGCAGTGAAGAGATAAATCAGGCTAGCAGATCTGATCAAACAAGCAGCCATGGTTCATACTCTCAAGAGCGGCAAAAAAGGATGAGGACAGAAAAGCAAGACTTACAATATCATCAATTTATGCAATGTTATTCCACAGAGTTTGCATCTGCAGATGCACAAAAGTTGCTGACGTCAGATAAGTTGCAATCTCCAGACTGCATGTTGACATTTAACCATATCAGAAGACCAACAAAGAAGAGATCAAAGATACCAGTCCGAGCATGCAAGTTAAGTTCTATTGCTTCCATCACAGGCTGCAATCACCTATTGCCAACTCCTGAAATGCCACCTGAAGCATGCAGCAGAACCTTTTTTGCAGCCAAATGTAagaggatgaaaagaaaaaggcATCCAAGAAATGGACAAGCTCTTCTCGTCAAGATCATGCCTTTAGATGTGGATCATGAGCATAAGCTTGGGCCATGCATTTATAGTTCTCTGGAGCGAAAATCTGTTGGATCAACTGCATCAGGAGGAGATTTTCCAGAAAAGGATTTGCATCATTGTCAAATCATTCCCCTACAAGACTACCCGATTAGAAACAGTGTCCAAGAACTGCCCTTCATCAACCCGGTGTCTCAAGCAATTATTCCATATGTAAATGATATGAATGATGTTATTTGGAAGATACAACAACTGGACCTACAGGAGGGGCAGGTGCACAGTGCAACTGAACCACAAAATGCTCTTGTTCCTTTTGGTGGCAATATGATGGTTCCATATGATGGGCCCTTTGATATAATCAAGAAACAGCGCCCACGGGCTAAGGTTGAACTGGATGGAGAGACAAATAGGGTATGGAAGATTTTGATGGGGAAGACATGCAGTGATGAAGCTGAAGGATTGGATGTGGATAAAGAGAAATGGTGGGAAGAAGAAAGGCGAGTATTTCGTGGTCGTGCAGATTCATTCATTGCACGCATGCGTCTGGTCCAAG GGGATAGGCGCTTCTCTCTGTGGAAAGGATCAGTTGTTGATTCTGTGATAGGCGTATTTCTTACTCAGAATGTTTCAGACCATCTTTCCAG CTCTGCCTTCATGGCCCTTGCTGCAAGATTTTCTCTCCAGTCGAGGTGTAACGGTGCAGATCTTAATGCAGAAAAGATGAGCAAATCAACAGAAAAGCAAGATGGAAGCAGCGTTCCCTCTGATGCTACCAACTGGCAAGAAAAAGGGTTCAGTCCAGATGCATATCACCAGGGTCCTCTGGAGATCCATGATGCTGATTATGTGAAGGAAAATGAGACAGCTAACAGTAATGAATCCATGGGAACAAATAGCAGAGGTAACATTGTTGATGATTCAAAAGGCATAGGTGTGCACATCCATGGAAGTGAGCCAAAGAAAGGTTTTGAAACACCACACTACAGAATAGACACCTTGATTTCAGGAACAGGAAGCACAGAATCAGAAGATAGACAGTTCTTTGAGGATGTAGTTTCATCTCAGAACTTTGTTGCTTCATCTGGAAACTCTTTAGACTACCTAATTCAGACAGTGGATCCAGTAGGATCAAACTCAGGGTCAAACTCTGAAGCCAACATAATCACTGGAAGTATGTCCAGTGGCTTGGACAGCTCTGTTTCTTTTGAGGAGAATGTGAACATTGCAGGAAATACCCAAAACCAGGAAATGGACAACCGTGGCAACGACAGAGTTCTGTTAGAAAAAAATTGTGGTGGATATGATAAAGAGTCATGTGAAGAGGGTGAAAATGGTACAAAGATTACTCATGGATTAAATAATCTTGAAGGTGCTTGTAGATCAATAAGATATGCACCTAACTTCCATCTCGAATGTTCAGAGCATAATATAAGAGGTGTGCCATCTGTCCCTGCTGCACGTCGTTCTGACAATTCCTTGAACTTCATGTTGGTGGGCATGGAGAATATCAATGTAGTAAGAGAAGAAAGCATTTCAAACTTGCCATTTACTGCCTCTGGGACCATGAAgactaataaaataaaaaagatagacAGACACTCTAGCCTTTCATCAGAAAATGCAACTAATTCTGCAGGTGAGCGGTCAGCATTGCTCTCTAAAATAACAGAAGCACTCGATTCATGTGCATGCATAAATGGAAATTCTTTGCAATCACCAACTTGCTCAAGGGTGAATCATATTAGAACTAACTtccagcaggaagaaagaaaggcCAATTTCCCAATGCAAAACACTCAACATGCAGTCGCTGAAATACCACACATCCAGGAGCATCAAACATGTTTGAACTCATGTAATATTGAAAAGAAAACTTTAGAGGTTGCTGAGACAGTTGACTTTAATTCAAAAGATGAAGTTTGTAGTCCCCAAAAAGTCTCAAAAGAAGGAGCCAAAAGCACATCAAGAGCAAAGAAGGCAAAGGTTGATACTGAAAAGGTGGAGACTTTTGACTGGGATAGCTTGCGAAGACAGGCATATTGCAACGGTTATCAGAAAGAGAGAAGCAGTGAGAGAATGGACTCACTGGACTGGGAAGCAGTTAGGTGCGCAGATGTAAATGAAATTTCTGAAGCCATTCGAGAACGAGGAATGAACAATGTTCTGGCTGGGCGAATTAAG GATTTCCTTAACCGTTTGGTTAAAGAGCATGGAAGCATTGACCTTGAATGGCTAAGGGACATTCCACCAGACAAAGCAAA GGATTATCTCCTTAGCATACAAGGATTAGGACTCAAAAGTGTTGAGTGTGTTCGCCTTTTGACACTTCACCATCTAGCTTTCCCA GTTGACACAAATGTTGGTCGCATATGTGTAAGGCTAGGATGGGTACCACTTCAACCCCTTCCCGAGTCCCTTCAGTTGCATCTCCTAGAACT GTATCCTATCATGGCAACAATTCAGAAGTTCCTTTGGCCGCGGCTGTGTAAACTTGATCAAGAAACACT GTATGAGCTACACTATCAAATGATTACATTTGGAAAG GTATTCTGTACAAAAAGCAAGCCAAATTGCAATGCATGCCCAATGAGAGGAGAATGCAAGCACTTTGCAAGTGCTTTTGCAAG TGCAAGATTTACCCTCCCTGGACCAGAGGAAAAAAGCATAGCGAGCTCGACAATTCCCCCTCCCTCTGCATATGACCATATTCAGAATTCTAATCCAGCACTCCTAGCTCAACCTGAGGAAAGCAAATTCTCACAAGGAATTACTGGTAACAATTGTGAGCCTATCATCGAAGAGCCGGCAAGTCCAGAACCAGCACGTATGGAAAATTTTGAAAGGGATATTGAAGAAGCATTTTATGAAGATCCTGATGAAATTCCTACAATAAAGCTCAACTTGGATGAGTTCACACAGAATTTACAGAATTATATACAAGAAAACATTATAGATCTCCAAGAAGATGATATGGCTAAGGCTATAGTGGCCATCACTAAAGAGGCTGCTTCAATCCCTATGCCTAAGCTAAAGAATGTGAGCCGTCTCCGAACAGAGCATCAAGT ATATGACATTCCAGATTCACACCCACTTTTGGAAGGG CTGGATCGAAGACAATCTGATGATCCATGTCCCTACCTCCTCACTATATGGACTCCAG GTGAAACTGCCAAATCAACAGAGCCACCAGAAACATGTTGCAACTCTCAAGACACCGGTGAACTGTGTGACAATAAGACATGCTTTGCTTGCAGTTGTAGACGAGAAGAACAGGCACAAATAGTCAGAGGCACAATTTTG ATACCCTGTCGAACAGCAATGAGAGGAAGCTTTCCACTCAACGGCACTTATTTTCAAGTTAATGAG GTATTTGCGGATCACCAAACTAGTTATTCCCCTATTCATGTTCCCAGGAAATGGATATGGAACCTGCCAAGGCGGACTGTGTACTTTGGAACATCTGTGCCATCAATATTTAAAG GTCTAACAACAGAAGAGACACAACAATGCTTCTGGAGAG